Genomic segment of Paenibacillus sp. FSL R5-0912:
TCTAAGCTCTGTTATATAGAAGTTAGTTTTCCTTCCAGAGAGGGAAGGCTTCGAGAACAACAAGACTGCCGGAGCATCCGGTAGTTTTGTTGTGTTTATGGAAAAGCGGATACGGCTGGTGTGAAACTGCAGATTAATGCGTAATGTACTTTACGGGGGCTGTCCAAGGGGCGGCAGATATGTTTTACTTAGGAGATTGAGGCTGGAGAGGACTGTTAGGATTCCGGCAAATATAGTGGAGCGGGTGATGAAGTGGCGGCGGCTAAGCAACAAGAGGATCAAATTCAATCGGTACAAGTCTCGGGCAGCCGGGGAGGCAGCCGGTTTTTCTTTCTAGTGATTGTCTTTATGTTCTGGTTCTCTTCTTATATCTATGTGCCTGTGCTGTCTCCGTATGTGGAGCATCTAGGAGCTTCATATATCATGGTTGGAGCGGTGCTGGGCGTATACGGCCTGATGCAGATCTTGTTCCGTCTGCCGATTGGCATCGGTTCGGATTATCTTAACCGGAGGCGGCCGTTTATTTATCTGGGACTGATCGCAAGCGGCTTGAGCTGTCTGCTGTTCCTGGCTGGTGCACATCCGGGCTGGGCGCTGGCTGCACGTGCCGTCTCAGGGATTGCGGCCTCCGCTTGGGTCGTGTACTCGGTGATGTTCGCGGGGTATTTTCCGAAAGAAGAGGCTGGTAAAGCCATGGGCATGCTGCAGTTCACAACGGTTATTGCCCAATTGACCAGTATGATGATCAGCGGCTATATGGTCGATCACTGGGGCTGGAACACTCCGTTTATTATCGGCGGGATTGTGGCGGCGGCTGCGCTGCTGCTTGCACTACGTCTGCCTGAACAGAAGCAGGAGAAGCGGAATGCGATTCAGATTAAAGATCTTGCCGGAGTAGTCCGGGAACCGCTGCTGGTCAAGGTCTCGCTTTTGTCCGTGCTGGCACATTGTGTACTGTTCATTACGATGTTCGGCTATACGCCGAATCAGGCGCTGGATATCGGTGCGAGCAAAGAGAGTCTTGGCTGGCTGACGCTGGCTTTCATGCTGCCGCATGCGATTGCCACATTGTACGGCTCACGTCTGTTCGGCAAATGGCTTGGGGACCGGGGAACGTTAATGCTGGGTTTTGCCGGGAGTGCGGTATTCACGCTGCTGATTCCCTCTATGCCTACTCTGGCCGCTCTCTGTGCAACGCAGGTTGGGAACGGCTTCATGCAGGGGCTTATTTTCCCGCTGCTGCTGGGTAAATCGGTGTCGGGAGTCGCTCCATTCAAGCGGGCAACGGCTATGGGCTTCTATCAGGCAGTGTATGCTATAGGCATGTCCGGGGGGCCTTTTGTAGCGGGCTGGATGAGTGCGGCGTATGGACTGACCGGAGGGTTCTGGCTTGGCGGAATTGCAGCGCTGCTTGCTGCAGTGTTGTCCTGGGTCTGGATCAGAGAGGCCGGGGAACCGGGCACAGGGAGCAGACAAGAGCGGCGGATACTTGGCAGGCAGGGTTAGGTTTATTGTAATAGAAGGGGTCCCCGCAAAGTACCTGAGTGATCACCTGCGCCAAAACCTCACTTTGTGGGGGAACTTATTGGTTTTTTGCCCGAAAGGGTAATATAATAGAGAGTAGATAGGATGCAAGGAGGAGGGGCCGGAAGGATGGTCAAGGTTGTATTGCTGTGGTTCGCACTGATCAATATTATCGGGTATGTAGTGATGTCGGAAGACAAGAACAAGGCCCGCAAAAGACGGGATCGGGTGCCGGAGAAAACACTGTTTCTGCTCGCGTTCATGGGCGGCGCGCTGGGTGTGCTGATTGCCATGTACCGCAAGCGCCACAAGACGAGGCATACTTCCTTCAGGATCGGAATTCCGCTGCTGCTGCTGCTGAATATCCTGCTGTATGGATATTTTTTGAGTTAAGTTTCTTGTAGTTTGGCTAAGGCTGTACACAATAGAAAGAGGTGGCGTATATGTTATTCTCTAAAATTTTGCTAGCCTATGACGGTTCGAAGGCTTCCAATCAGGCACTCGAGCGTGCGATTGAACTGGCTAAGGTAACTCCAGGGTCCTCCCTGTACGTCGTACACGCATTTGAATTCCCGCGGTTCTTCATCGGGGAAGCACTCGCGCCTCTGCCGGCTTCAGTGAATAAGGACTACTATGACCTCGCCGTACAGACTACCGAAGAAGTGAAAAGCCGGCTGGAAGCCGAAGGCCTGAACGCTACTGTAGAATTGCTGCAGGGATCGCCTGCCGAAGTGATTCTGAGTTATGCCAAAGAGCACACGGTGGATGTCATCGTTATCGGCAGCCGCGGGCTTGGCGGAATCCGGGAGTTCGTTCTGGGC
This window contains:
- a CDS encoding universal stress protein; this translates as MLFSKILLAYDGSKASNQALERAIELAKVTPGSSLYVVHAFEFPRFFIGEALAPLPASVNKDYYDLAVQTTEEVKSRLEAEGLNATVELLQGSPAEVILSYAKEHTVDVIVIGSRGLGGIREFVLGSVSHNVVQSARIPVLVVK
- a CDS encoding DUF1294 domain-containing protein, with translation MVKVVLLWFALINIIGYVVMSEDKNKARKRRDRVPEKTLFLLAFMGGALGVLIAMYRKRHKTRHTSFRIGIPLLLLLNILLYGYFLS
- a CDS encoding MFS transporter is translated as MAAAKQQEDQIQSVQVSGSRGGSRFFFLVIVFMFWFSSYIYVPVLSPYVEHLGASYIMVGAVLGVYGLMQILFRLPIGIGSDYLNRRRPFIYLGLIASGLSCLLFLAGAHPGWALAARAVSGIAASAWVVYSVMFAGYFPKEEAGKAMGMLQFTTVIAQLTSMMISGYMVDHWGWNTPFIIGGIVAAAALLLALRLPEQKQEKRNAIQIKDLAGVVREPLLVKVSLLSVLAHCVLFITMFGYTPNQALDIGASKESLGWLTLAFMLPHAIATLYGSRLFGKWLGDRGTLMLGFAGSAVFTLLIPSMPTLAALCATQVGNGFMQGLIFPLLLGKSVSGVAPFKRATAMGFYQAVYAIGMSGGPFVAGWMSAAYGLTGGFWLGGIAALLAAVLSWVWIREAGEPGTGSRQERRILGRQG